In Trichoderma atroviride chromosome 2, complete sequence, one DNA window encodes the following:
- a CDS encoding uncharacterized protein (EggNog:ENOG41) → MWTALAAGESDAENPSKLSPSAETLEWQTARITVRADRSWLVKANANGPEQRTIGHEDGDNLVQPVGDGVLQTLIEDQWCIVEVLPPRQNHVQVHTTSRKAQAEEESVGPDQSALRSSNGLDLQRQQRWDAGERQTPDEPRPVIRAEPTVNGLYVGWFTYMLGPVFVRPVDTGDATPNVRHQVSCADFEGTDFKVEPAGCVAGCQTIPHYLATMPDNLRAMARSSQPFFGLVHTLSRQ, encoded by the exons ATGTGGACCGCTTTGGCCGCAGGAGAAAGTGATGCGGAAAATCCATCGAAAttg TCCCCGTCTGCCGAGACTCTCGAGTGGCAGACCGCCAGAATTACGGTTCGGGCAGATCGCTCTTGGCTCGTGAAGGCGAATGCAAACGGCCCCGAGCAAAGAACAATTGGacatgaagatggtgatAATTTGGTACAACcagttggagatggagttcTCCAGACTCTGATTGAAGATCAATGGTGCATTGTGGAAGTCCTCCCCCCGAGGCAAAACCATGTACAAGTTCACACCACAAGCCGCAAAGCGCAAGCGGAAGAAGAATCTGTTGGACCAGATCAGTCTGCTCTCAGGAGTTCGAATGGACTTGATCTGCAAAGGCAGCAACGGTGGGACGCTGGTGAGAGACAGACCCCAGACGAGCCACGCCCCGTCATCAGAGCAGAGCCCACTGTGAATGGACTTTACGTTGGGTGGTTCACCTACATGCTGGGACCTGTGTTTGTTCGACCGGTCGACACTGGCGATGCCACTCCAAATGTTCGGCATCAGGTCTCATGCGCCGACTTTGAGGGGACAGATTTCAAGGTTGAGCCAGCGGGTTGCGTGGCAGGGTGCCAGACCATCCCGCATTATCTGGCAACGATGCCCGACAACTTGCGAGCCATGGCAAGAAGTTCTCAACCATTTTTCGGTTTGGTTCATACTCTCTCAAGGCAATAA
- a CDS encoding uncharacterized protein (EggNog:ENOG41~SECRETED:SignalP(1-20)), translating to MQYPSSIFALFAFLALRVYGLEAPIEGYGVIELQWEVETTPGGPTVLVNGTIEQVYDKLTKINPNFTTEYPLQSRHRGASGAREKRYTVESYFCWSRWPYTSLFTIEDGISYLRGVRGQPTNGPGPGNCGRNSGSKTLQDFGDIADGAEVITDNCQATVVVAGIPEVVTAGQVFYTDAWNVIVRKDTDNC from the exons ATGCAATATCCAAGTTCTATCTTCGCCCTTTTTgccttccttgccctcaGG GTCTACGGTCTGGAAGCTCCGATTGAGGGCTATGGTGTCATAGAGCTTCAATGGGAGGTTGAGACCACCCCTGGAGGTCCAACTGTACTTGTTAACGGCACGATCGAACAAGTCTACGACAAGCTCACCAAAATTAATCCCAATTTCACAACCGAGTACCCACTCCAATCGCGACATCGTGGAGCGAGCGGAGCGCGAGAAAAACGCTACACTGTAGAGTCCTATTTTTGCTGGTCTCGATGGCCTTATACCTCATTGTTTACCATCGAAGATGGTATTAGCTATTTGAGAGGAGTCCGAGGGCAGCCCACAAACGGCCCAGGACCTGGAAACTGCGGTAGG AATTCGGGATCGAAAACGTTGCAAGATTTCGGCGATATTGCCGATGGCGCTGAAGTCATCACTGACAATTGTCAAGCTACGGTTGTTGTCGCCGGTATACCAGAGGTTGTTACAGCCGGTCAGGTATTTTACACCGATGCCTGGAATGTTATTGTCCGGAAGGATACAGATAATTGTTAA